From Cydia pomonella isolate Wapato2018A chromosome 26, ilCydPomo1, whole genome shotgun sequence, one genomic window encodes:
- the LOC133532196 gene encoding titin homolog, with protein sequence MMQQQMCQPDQMGQPQQQQVMLCPVRLVYETQILVQPGEQIQPNQTLFINPQNPPPWIQNQVRPQNQVIYMQQMPSNMMSSVPQHMDQNQMYLQNLQGYYPQQMIQMDPRQMPNVVQMMPNIGQITGQNVNLGQNVINVGQNVSNIAPNVINTSQNVMSIGNVVQNVQKPANVGVNIAQNQNMGNIVSNDRVYNSNMQNTIPMANQNTMTNVTQVQDRTGNMNQNLVNMQKVAELQGMRQQNLRQPQVTVSPMQTKYASNTVDIRPIAQQNVGDIRVVNSPRPMNITSNIPNNVMQANALNKKVPIPSNPIPPVVANPIRHYNQYYRHIQPKPMSVTPMQNQYMPSGTQTITRPNQSLNDVNRKRKSESPDETKRKIPNNQTVSVLETANGTTISYIPTPVRDFKLVSRNVETASTGTQANIAKEKSQLVDMKVIPPTKNNNVQIESDKLVRNTVFTQAAQALNRPLIRTEPQPVQPDVVIRIEKLHSPTKITPMEPMTFVTSEGSTEPVKPETSKPNTEMMKIETGNTNPELAKMDTSKPSIELLKLEPTTSVKEPLVINTPAQSCIPLVFNASLDERKPNTNKSPQPSKPEIKLKIESRASAESLEMATSRTPEPKTPKLSTVPPKIETITKPEQIKEKPKTATPKTITKRKEVIKPGKVKKEETPKSKPNIKEEKTEVTKSELETKPAKVEAKEVKEVNRKFTVTSINDFKGSELQIANGSVRKEDTDHYILTHVLDGYVIQESNTAFPIRKPLKEKIIYQNADLSLEPKKEETYKHRTEDGKLIKDNSKILSISDLNLNEDEAIESEAETVNSKEETEKNEDTKTCESEEKCEEDSDQPFANLTPATIKSWTVDQLASHLSKYNWAETISVLSEHEIDGESLFLVNKQQLVQIGVSETHADVICEFMKNS encoded by the exons ATGCAGCAACAAATGTGTCAGCCGGACCAAATGGG CCAACCACAACAGCAGCAGGTGATGCTGTGCCCCGTCCGACTTGTCTACGAAACGCAGATCCTAGTACAACCAG GCGAACAGATCCAACCGAATCAAACACTCTTCATAAATCCACAAAACCCACCGCCATGGATACAGAACCAGGTCCGGCCCCAAAACCAGGTCATATACATGCAGCAGATGCCGAGCAACATGATGTCTTCCGTCCCTCAGCACATGGACCAAAATCAGATGTACCTGCAGAATCTGCAGGGCTACTACCCGCAGCAAATGATACAGATGGACCCTAGACAAATGCCCAATGTCGTCCAAATGATGCCAAATATCGGACAAATTACTGGGCAAAACGTAAATCTAGGtcaaaatgtaataaatgtaGGCCAAAACGTTAGTAATATTGCTCcaaatgtaataaatacaaGTCAGAACGTAATGTCAATAGGTAATGTTGTACAAAATGTACAGAAACCTGCTAATGTTGGTGTTAATATTGCTCAAAACCAAAATATGGGTAATATAGTTAGCAATGATAGGGTTTACAATAGTAATATGCAGAATACGATTCCAATGGCAAACCAAAATACAATGACGAATGTTACCCAAGTACAAGATCGGACAGGTAATATGAATCAGAATTTAGTGAATATGCAGAAAGTCGCAGAACTACAAGGGATGAGACAACAAAATTTGAGACAACCACAAGTCACTGTGTCTCCGATGCAGACAAAGTATGCTTCTAATACTGTTGATATTAGACCAATAGCTCAACAAAATGTTGGTGATATCAGAGTAGTAAACAGTCCGAGACCGATGAATATTACTAGCAATATACCAAATAATGTTATGCAAGCAAAcgcattaaacaaaaaagttCCTATACCAAGCAACCCAATTCCACCTGTCGTGGCAAATCCAATCAGGCATTATAATCAGTACTACAGACACATCCAGCCCAAACCAATGAGTGTAACGCCAATGCAAAATCAATACATGCCGAGCGGTACCCAGACTATAACTAGGCCAAACCAAAGTCTTAACGACGTAAATAGGAAAAGAAAAAGCGAATCACCCGACGAAACTAAAAGGAAAATACCTAATAATCAGACCGTAAGCGTGCTAGAAACCGCAAATGGAACAACTATTAGTTATATACCCACCCCTGTTAGAGACTTTAAGCTAGTATCAAGGAATGTCGAAACAGCATCTACCGGAACGCAAGCCAATATCGCCAAGGAAAAGTCTCAACTTGTTGATATGAAAGTAATACCACcgactaaaaataataatgttcaaATCGAAAGCGACAAGTTAGTTAGAAACACAGTTTTTACTCAAGCAGCTCAAGCTCTTAATAGACCTCTAATAAGAACTGAACCCCAACCGGTGCAACCGGACGTTGTTATACGTATAGAAAAATTACATTCTCCAACAAAAATTACACCTATGGAACCCATGACGTTTGTAACATCAGAGGGCAGCACGGAACCAGTTAAACCAGAAACATCAAAACCAAATACAGAAATGATGAAAATAGAAACAGGTAATACAAATCCTGAATTGGCAAAAATGGACACGTCGAAACCAAGTATAGAATTATTAAAACTAGAACCAACAACATCGGTTAAAGAACCATTAGTAATAAATACACCAGCACAAAGTTGTATACCTTTAGTATTCAATGCATCATTAGATGAACGAAAACCAAATACCAACAAGTCACCACAACCAAGTAAaccagaaattaaattaaaaatagaatcaaGAGCAAGTGCAGAATCATTAGAAATGGCCACAAGTAGAACTCCAGAACCTAAAACACCAAAACTAAGTACAGTACCACCGAAAATAGAAACAATCACAAAGCCAGAACAAATTAAAGAAAAACCCAAAACAGCAACACCTAAAACAATTACAAAGCGAAAAGAAGTTATAAAACCTGGTAAAGTTAAAAAAGAAGAAACTCCCAAATCGAAACCGAATATTAAAGAAGAAAAAACGGAAGTAACTAAATCTGAATTAGAAACAAAACCTGCTAAAGTAGAAGCTAAAGAGGTTAAAGAAGTAAATAGAAAATTCACAGTTACTTCAATAAACGATTTTAAAGGAAGCGAGCTGCAGATAGCCAATGGTAGTGTGCGGAAAGAAGATACTGATCATTACATATTAACGCATGTTTTAGATGGATACGTCATACAAGAGTCTAATACAGCTTTCCCT ATCCGGAAACCGCTGAAAGAGAAAATAATTTACCAAAACGCAGATCTATCATTAGAACCAAAGAAAGAAGAAACATATAAGCACAGGACAGAAGATGGGAAGCTTATAAAAGATAATAGTAAAATACTGAGCATTTCAGATTTAAACCTGAACGAAGATGAGGCGATAGAAAGTGAGGCTGAAACTGTAAATAGTAAAgaggaaacggaaaaaaatGAAGATACTAAAACTTGTGAAAGTGAAGAAAAATGCGAAGAAG ATTCGGATCAACCTTTTGCGAATCTAACACCAGCTACAATCAAGTCTTGGACG GTCGATCAACTCGCGTCGCATCTGTCAAAATACAACTGGGCAGAGACAATCTCAGTGTTGTCAGAGCACGAGATCGACGGGGAATCCTTGTTTTTGGTCAACAAGCAACAGCTGGTGCAGATCGGAGTCAGTGAAACGCACGCAGATGTTATATGCGAGTTTATGAAGAACAGTTAA
- the LOC133532204 gene encoding uncharacterized protein LOC133532204 isoform X2: MPVFTANIPADLKIGDRIEIGGKIKKNARKMSVNLCAQEGEEPRDVVLHFDVRFHRDNIISLSRKNGLWIGSGNYDTNYNMFVPGTMFRIIFEIKDTDVITIYCQGKFHSNFLPKIPLTMAKYIVAWADIQRITHCYFHTGVKAPGGDQPPVAPLSPRPTASPAVGLENKRSTRVRKHPVQDCPQLRSSESSDDEQSVKVRPKTEGRADKFFYETLMCQQSRETTKFGGAAAEPRYRSASRERVRPDCSRKFEQEHESDYSEDITSKNDYSVADDTEVMPGKKQMRRGKFPFSQFVNLMGKTNRRN; the protein is encoded by the exons GATGTCAGTGAACCTTTGTGCGCAGGAGGGCGAGGAGCCACGTGACGTCGTGCTCCATTTTGACGTGCGCTTCCATAGAGACAACATCATATCCCTGTCTCGCAAGAACGGGCTGTGGATCGGCAGCGGGAATTATGACACCAACTACAACATGTTCGTGCCTG GCACAATGTTCCGCATAATCTTCGAGATAAAGGACACCGACGTGATCACGATCTATTGCCAGGGCAAGTTCCACTCCAACTTCCTGCCGAAGATCCCCTTGACCATGGCGAAGTACATTGTAGCCTGGGCTGATATACAGCGGATTACGCATTGCTACTTTCATACGGGAGTCAAA GCCCCTGGTGGAGACCAGCCCCCCGTCGCTCCTCTGTCGCCGCGGCCCACCGCGTCCCCTGCTGTTGGTCTGGAAAATAAGCGGAG CACTCGCGTGAGGAAACATCCAGTCCAGGACTGTCCCCAGCTACGCTCGTCCGAGAGTTCTGACGATGAGCAGTCGGTGAAAGTCCGACCGAAAACCGAAGGTCGAGCTGACAAGTTCTTCTACGAGACGCTCATGTGCCAACAGTCAAGG GAAACCACTAAATTCGGCGGAGCGGCAGCTGAACCCCGCTACAGAAGCGCCAGCCGAGAGCGTGTCAGACCAGACTGTTCCAGAAAATTTGAACAAGAACACGAAAGTGACTACTCTGAAGACATCACCTCGAAAAATGATTACTCTGTGGCAGATGATACCGAAGTGATGCCAGGTAAAAAACAAATGCGGCGCGGGAAGTTCCCATTCAGCCAATTCGTCAATTTAATGGGGAAGACTAATAGGAGAAATTAA
- the LOC133532204 gene encoding uncharacterized protein LOC133532204 isoform X1: MPVFTANIPADLKIGDRIEIGGKIKKNARKMSVNLCAQEGEEPRDVVLHFDVRFHRDNIISLSRKNGLWIGSGNYDTNYNMFVPGTMFRIIFEIKDTDVITIYCQGKFHSNFLPKIPLTMAKYIVAWADIQRITHCYFHTGVKAPGGDQPPVAPLSPRPTASPAVGLENKRSTRVRKHPVQDCPQLRSSESSDDEQSVKVRPKTEGRADKFFYETLMCQQSRETTKFGGAAAEPRYRSASRERVRPDCSRKFEQEHESDYSEDITSKNDYSVADDTEVMPASGSNRCWTRMRMFRRKHMKYGKDGSKEIRVLN, translated from the exons GATGTCAGTGAACCTTTGTGCGCAGGAGGGCGAGGAGCCACGTGACGTCGTGCTCCATTTTGACGTGCGCTTCCATAGAGACAACATCATATCCCTGTCTCGCAAGAACGGGCTGTGGATCGGCAGCGGGAATTATGACACCAACTACAACATGTTCGTGCCTG GCACAATGTTCCGCATAATCTTCGAGATAAAGGACACCGACGTGATCACGATCTATTGCCAGGGCAAGTTCCACTCCAACTTCCTGCCGAAGATCCCCTTGACCATGGCGAAGTACATTGTAGCCTGGGCTGATATACAGCGGATTACGCATTGCTACTTTCATACGGGAGTCAAA GCCCCTGGTGGAGACCAGCCCCCCGTCGCTCCTCTGTCGCCGCGGCCCACCGCGTCCCCTGCTGTTGGTCTGGAAAATAAGCGGAG CACTCGCGTGAGGAAACATCCAGTCCAGGACTGTCCCCAGCTACGCTCGTCCGAGAGTTCTGACGATGAGCAGTCGGTGAAAGTCCGACCGAAAACCGAAGGTCGAGCTGACAAGTTCTTCTACGAGACGCTCATGTGCCAACAGTCAAGG GAAACCACTAAATTCGGCGGAGCGGCAGCTGAACCCCGCTACAGAAGCGCCAGCCGAGAGCGTGTCAGACCAGACTGTTCCAGAAAATTTGAACAAGAACACGAAAGTGACTACTCTGAAGACATCACCTCGAAAAATGATTACTCTGTGGCAGATGATACCGAAGTGATGCCAG CTTCAGGGTCAAATCGGTGCTGGACACGAATGCGAATGTTCCGAAGAAAGCACATGAAATATGGAAAAGACGGTTCCAAG GAAATACGCGTTTTgaactag
- the LOC133532204 gene encoding uncharacterized protein LOC133532204 isoform X3, translating to MPDETETLYKMHLWMSVNLCAQEGEEPRDVVLHFDVRFHRDNIISLSRKNGLWIGSGNYDTNYNMFVPGTMFRIIFEIKDTDVITIYCQGKFHSNFLPKIPLTMAKYIVAWADIQRITHCYFHTGVKAPGGDQPPVAPLSPRPTASPAVGLENKRSTRVRKHPVQDCPQLRSSESSDDEQSVKVRPKTEGRADKFFYETLMCQQSRETTKFGGAAAEPRYRSASRERVRPDCSRKFEQEHESDYSEDITSKNDYSVADDTEVMPASGSNRCWTRMRMFRRKHMKYGKDGSKEIRVLN from the exons GATGTCAGTGAACCTTTGTGCGCAGGAGGGCGAGGAGCCACGTGACGTCGTGCTCCATTTTGACGTGCGCTTCCATAGAGACAACATCATATCCCTGTCTCGCAAGAACGGGCTGTGGATCGGCAGCGGGAATTATGACACCAACTACAACATGTTCGTGCCTG GCACAATGTTCCGCATAATCTTCGAGATAAAGGACACCGACGTGATCACGATCTATTGCCAGGGCAAGTTCCACTCCAACTTCCTGCCGAAGATCCCCTTGACCATGGCGAAGTACATTGTAGCCTGGGCTGATATACAGCGGATTACGCATTGCTACTTTCATACGGGAGTCAAA GCCCCTGGTGGAGACCAGCCCCCCGTCGCTCCTCTGTCGCCGCGGCCCACCGCGTCCCCTGCTGTTGGTCTGGAAAATAAGCGGAG CACTCGCGTGAGGAAACATCCAGTCCAGGACTGTCCCCAGCTACGCTCGTCCGAGAGTTCTGACGATGAGCAGTCGGTGAAAGTCCGACCGAAAACCGAAGGTCGAGCTGACAAGTTCTTCTACGAGACGCTCATGTGCCAACAGTCAAGG GAAACCACTAAATTCGGCGGAGCGGCAGCTGAACCCCGCTACAGAAGCGCCAGCCGAGAGCGTGTCAGACCAGACTGTTCCAGAAAATTTGAACAAGAACACGAAAGTGACTACTCTGAAGACATCACCTCGAAAAATGATTACTCTGTGGCAGATGATACCGAAGTGATGCCAG CTTCAGGGTCAAATCGGTGCTGGACACGAATGCGAATGTTCCGAAGAAAGCACATGAAATATGGAAAAGACGGTTCCAAG GAAATACGCGTTTTgaactag